The Megalobrama amblycephala isolate DHTTF-2021 linkage group LG18, ASM1881202v1, whole genome shotgun sequence genome segment AGTGTGGAGTGACAATGGACACcgaacaaaacaaaagcatgtaGAAATATTCACATGGAGAAAAAGTAAACAAGATTTTGAGTTACCTCCAACCCATATGGTCACATTTATCTTTCAACGAAAGACAGACTGTAAAAGTCCTCAAAAGTCCTCAGACATAGTCTCTCTTGTTGTAGGTGCTTGGAGCCACTGAGTGGTGGGCTGAGTAGGCTATACGACTTTGCGGCGGGTACCTTATCTCATCCTTAGGTGGGCAACTGCAGCACAGAATGGAGCCTCCGACCAGCAACAGAGCCGCGGCAGCCCAGCCAAGGTACAGTGATGCTCCTATTTCCATCTTCTGAGCGCTCGGTACAACTGGGCTGTAGAACTCCAAAATTACAGTGTTTGCTGACCAGGACACAGGAATAAGCTGCAAGACTGCAGCAGTTATGAAAGCGGCACCAGAGGTGATCATCACACGGGCTTTAGCCGCTTCATCCTCAATGCAGTTGGTGCACTTGGCCCCAACTATAGCCACAAAGAGCGCGAGGACACCCACGATGATGGCCACCACCACCAGAGCGCGAGCCGCCTGAAGGTCCGCAGGAAGAGCCAACATAGAGTCGTAGACTTTACATTGCATCTGTCCGGTACTCTGAACCACACAGGTCATCCAGATTCCCTCCCAGTACACCTGCGCTGTGACGATATTGGTGCCGATGAATGCCGTGACCCTCCACATGGGCAAAGCACAGCACACAATGCTGAGAAGCCAGCCAATAACCGAGAGCGTGACGCCTATTAACTCCAGACCAAAAGCTGCCATGTCTTCACTCTTTCTCCTTTAAAACTCTCGGGTCTCTCTTGTGCTGTCTCTTATGTTCACTGAGGCTCTTACTTCGTCTGTGTAAGTCCTTGAGACAATTACATCAGGAATCTCCAAATTCACCAAAGGACCATTCAAGCATGGAGGTGGGTGTTGACACACTGAATCTCCTCTTCAAGGGCAGCTGGAATGTTCTGTCCTGGCAAAAATTTCCCTTGTTCTGAGAAAAAGGGCTGAGTTACCTGAGTTCTGACATCAGATGATAAGGCGCGATCTTTGTATTGGTTAGCGTGCTCATAAAAAAGGGGAGCTGCTTTTTGTGTAGCACTTAGAAAATGTAGCTTCCgctaaatgtttgttttaaccAAAGGCTAGGACTATTTGCCAATGTTAATAGATAACCCAAGGTAGATCTGTAAAAAAGGCTCTTTAATGAACAATCATTTACAACACCAATGTTAACACCTTAGTTTAGGCCATGCATGCATACTGAAGTcttaaaggagtagttcacccaaatataaaacaatttttGCTGTCATCAACtgattttctttcaaaatgaGTTATTTAGCAGAATGAAATATGATGGTGCTAAAAAAAGCTCCAGATAAGCCCATAAATTATATGACTCGGATGATACACTACTATTCATTTAAAGCCATTCAATAAATCAAAGTGAGGAAAATGCTGACAGATTAATTTCAAATCcttgaaatattttttgaaaattatttaaaaaaatgtaaaaataaaaagaataaatatataacatttaaatgaacactccactttttttgaaaataggctcattttccaactcccctagggttaaacagttgagttttaccgttttcaaatccattcagctgatcttcgggtctggcggtaccacttttagcatagcttagcatagttcattgaatctgattagaccgttagcatctcactcaaaaatgaccaaagagttttgatatttttcctatttaaaacttaactcttctgtagttacatcgtgtactaagaccgacggaaaatgaaaagttgcgattttctagactgatatggctaggaactatactctgcgtaatatcattgcggcagcaaagttccttgattattacgctagaatgagagtatagttcctagtcatatcagcctagaaaatcgcaacttttcattttctgtcatcttagtacacgatgtaactacagaagagtcaagttttaaataggaaaaatatcaaaacattttggtcatttttgagcgagatgctaacggtctaatcagattcaatgaactatgctaagctatgctaaaagtggaaccgccagacccggagatcggctgaatggatttgaaaatggtaaaactcaactgtttaactctaggggagttggaaaattagcctattttaaaaaaaagtggagtgttcctttaaatatatatatatttatatatatttatacaatcacagtttccacatctCAGTTGTGGTCCTAAAACTAGTCAAAATGCCATCATTACATTTATATGTTTCTGTAAAGGCGTAAGAACATCGAAGGGATGTGGAAAATGCCTGGCAACTTAAAATATCTAGCTGTATCTGTTCAAtctaatcaaataaatattgcTGTTATTGTTTATAAACTTCCTCAGTGAAATTAAATAGAGATTTACGCTGTCTCACAAGGTCTGCCTTCTTTAGTTAGCAATATACTTAAACAAACTAACTACTGAATTCAAAGTCCTGGTAGCAATCTAGGCCACCTTCGATTGCAGGCCATAAAGTCAAGCTgtaaatcatttatatttagaatatttCAGATCTCCATTTCCTGGTTTTCTAACTAAATCATTAAATTTAGTGATGCAATCCAAAAACAAGTGTATAAGGAATTGAAACTAAGAAACTGATAGGCTACGTCCATGTGTGCATAGTTGAGAAGGTTAGATAATGCTTTGGGAGAAATTAAACCGCAAGTTTCGGTttcaaaaatgcaaaacatGCTGAGAGAGACCAGGTAAAGTGAAATTGTGACAAGGTAACCCATTATATTATGCCATTATCTGGATTACAGTTCAAGTTTTGTTCACTTTGGAGATATTCTTCCGATGTGTACACACTTATGAAAGCAGGAGTATGTGTCAATGTTGACAATGGGAAAAATGTACTCTTGTGTTGTGAGTGGGAATGCTAGAACGAAAACAGAATCGTTAAACCAAAGCACTAAAACTTTACTCAAGCTTACATCATTGCATTGATACTAATTCTTATCAATATCATAACCATAGCACCAGAAAATCAAACAAATGTTGAAGCTCCTATGGCTTTTACGAAAGTATCATGGGAATGGAGATGAATTAAGTTACATCTTTTCCCCTAAATTATCATTTTGTGACATATTTTCAACATCAAATTAATAATCAGACTAGTAATTATTCTACAGAAAATATATCTTCTATTtagttttgtttatgtttgatATCTTTTGGTCTCTGATACAGGATTTGCGTATTTGCTTTTGCTAAACAACATTAACTAATTATGCATTCCTGATAAGACAACAACTCAAGAGAGAAGGGGTCACTGTGAAACAATGTCAGTAAAGCAGTTAATCTGTTTGTTTAAAGTGAAAACACTTGCAGTGCAGTGAATACGTGGGAGATTTTGAGTGTAAATACATCATTGACATGTCTTAAATCAGACTCTGAGTCAGTAAGCATTTAATTAATCCACCAAGTTGATAAATAACCTATTTGACATGAGGACCTTGATAAACATTTTACTGGACATTCTATAAAAACTACGATTCTCAAAGATGAACCTGGACACACCCAGAGAGCCTGAAGATACAGAAAGATATTGAAAGCACAAAGCCATATAACATTTTATGTGAAGTTAAACaataaaagagaagaagaaataGTTATTGCCAAGTTTTTACAAGACAGCCCGAAACTGGTCTGTGTTTGTTAGGTGAGTGTGACATCATTATCCATGTGCTGGCCTACTTCCCTCTCActgattatatttaaatgagtTTCTGTGAGGCATGGCAGTGTGTAATGACTAATGAGTTTCAGTGGGAAGTAAGCAACAGAGTGGGGGAGCGGCCAGTGCTTCATGTGCCActcaaacacaaaacattttcacAATGTTGCTTTTTGGTTGctgtataacattttaaaaacattatagaaACTACACAAATTACTCAAATACGGTTTTAGAGACAAATAGAAAAACTTTATGGGTAGCCTCAGAcgtcattattttacaaaacgttttttattttattattttattacattctaTTGTTTAAACTTTATGAACATGAATAGACTTTTTAAACTGGCACACGAGACATTTCTCTCTACGCTAAACCTAACTCGCGTGCAAAGTGGTGTAAAAGCCACACTGAAGACACTTCCCCTCACgacaaattatatatcaattaTATCATTAGCTAAATTTTGAATGTAGTGTTTTCCACTTCCAGTTCATGGTTTGTACACATATAAGTACAGACCCAATCCTCGAGGTGTATGTAATAGTAAATGactaataaaacaataaaccgCGCAATAAGTTTCCGTGATTCAGGCTGCGTCACTTGTCTGAAACTTGTGTCCAAAACAAATACATATATGTGGCCACTAGTGGGCGTACATTTACTATACAAAACAGCCACCAAACACATGTAACACATTAcattattaattatgaaaatGAAACATTGTGTTGACTTAAATATTAAGTAATCTATTACTTAAGTTTTAGGCTACTATTAAGCTGTACTAAGTTATGAATGTAACTATGAAGATGAACTTTATGAACTACAAGCTTGTAATCTTAGTATCACAAGCGTTTTTGTAAGTGTAAATTTTTATGTTGCTCATATTAATGTTGTTCCTATAATTAAAACACATCAATAAGTTGTAAAGTTGAAATGGTTCAGCATTCTATGGTTAGTAACAAAAGATTGTTTATCCATTGAGTTCAAGGCTTACAGCTTTCTCAGAACTAATCCCCTGTGAAACAGCCCCTCATCAACAAAGGGAGGGCGTCTTTGTTTGACTCaaatattatgtttatttttctgaatgtGATATTTGAAACAGGTGAAGATTTAAACACTCAAGGAAAACACACATACCCTTTGCCTAGCTGGGACATCATTAACCTTACAATCAATCGTCAGTTTATAATTATAAGACTATCCCCATCCTGCAGGCTTTCTATATTTACTTAAATTCTGAGGACATTTTTCTGGTTTTTCCACAACACAAAATATAGGTTAGAAAAATTTCAactacatgtatatatatatatatatatatatatatatatatatatatattagggctgtaacgatatgcgatatgaaaccgaaatcgcgatacgcaggtccacgaacctgtatcgcgatgtgagaaggcagaatcgcgacacaccccttccaactcccagagttatccttcctgtccagatccaatgctaccacatttttaaattactataagtattaggggtgtaacgatttatcgtagatggtgtgtctcaatcagctctcagttcagtaagtgtttcgggcacacattgaatcttgcaagcaggtttaaacgtttctcatgtcagtctcttgcatggtcgcgtgagaaaagtcgtggctttcttacaccgcagtgcacagcaacagctgtgctcacagaaaagcaaaagacgcttgcgatgctttgctttaagttaggggccgttcacatattgcgtcttttccgcgtgcaagtcagttattattttcaaatgtagccgggcggcaggcgcgctcataatgggatcaacgcggttgcgacgcgcatgcaattctcaacttctcagaatgccgcaagcgcacctcaggtcgtgtgacaagaatcaaccgatcagctatggcctttccataacaaaacatcaaaagctcagccgaacagctgatcatagctgttcgtggtggtttttatatcttatctccatcaatatatctcgtagtaaaactaatgcaagggctagaaatcatttatcctttgcagaaacatcctgatcctcttggagagctcagttcatggttgcatagcaacgaccgacgccacaggagcgcaagcgctttggaaagaaggagaagcggtgcggccgcgccttccacgcgtttttagacgcgatatttgaacggcccctattcataattctaagttcatgttaaatttaaacatttttttcagtgacagacagccctattcaattgttaatttgaatacagaaggtttttattaaaattttatatttatttattttattgaaatgtgatcttgtatgtacaacaaggaaaattattgaaatttgttcatgtttttttaatcttgtttgaatttcagtttcattttgttcaaaatatcgtgatacgtatcgtatcgtgaactctgtatcgagatacgtaccgtatcgtgacctgagcgtatcgttacacccctaatatatatatatatatatatatatatatatatatatatatatatatatattgtaaaatatttttgttcctttttaaatcttttatatTTGTTGTTTACAGTAACACCATCAGTACTTATTGTTTTATTAGAGCAgcgctttatatatatatttatatatatataattgaccTTTTATTCTTCTATTCTCTTATTGTCAGTTAAAAAGGCTTGTTGCTGCGACGCACTGTGATGAGTTCAGTCTTGCCCAGACAAAGTGTCAACATTCACCTGTGCTCCGACAGAAACCGGTTTGACCAGTTCAGGTGGGTACAGGTGCATTTGGGCTGCTCCTCCCCCACAGCGTCAGGGAATTCTTGAGAAATAGCTGCCATGGGAATCACTAACATGCTGAGTAAGTCACTAAGTAAATATAGCATATTTGTTACATCTGTGTGTCATCCagaagaaaaaagtttttttttgagaaatctTTGACCTGACTAGAGTGAGACGAGATAACGGTCAGTGCTACACAACCTACGGAAAACATTCCTAAAATCCCCACGTCTGCTCTATTGTGTCATATGAAACCAGCTGCTATTTTCTTGATACTTTGTAGACCATGAAGGAGAGCAAACCAGAAACTTAAACAGAAAAATTATCAAGGTCTTTACTGTGTTTTCCTGGAATAAAATCCcctatacactgtaaaataatatttgtcaaagttgttaatatatatatatatatatatatatatacatacacacaagaaaatactacttcagtctttctacttcaatttttttgtttaattcaatgtgctgcttgccatttctttgtaattactTGTGAAATTCAAATTtacaagcaatttctgagtgaaaatggTTGAGTGAAAAAGTAAACCCTACACCAATTTCATTTCTGTAATATATTTATCTTAATTCTAAAAagatatgtatatgtgtgtgtatatatatatatatatatatatatatatatatatatatatatatatatatatatatatatatatatatatatatatattatatatatatacagtagttaaaagttaatcaaaattgtcctaagaactaagttgtcctaagagGAAAGTTTTAGGACAACTCTGATGAatggttttgatccgcttcaaatgttgactactatatatatatatatatatatatatatatatatatatatatatatatatatatatatatatatatatatagttttataattaaagtaatataatttaaaacagaataaaaattattttaaaattaaatgtatacattaatgtaatttaattcattaatacattttatattagtttatattcatttacatttatttatattagttTGTTTAGTGATGAGTTTCGACTGCCAGCAATTTTATTTCACATCATCCCACAACATTTTCGAAAAGAAGTTTCAGTacattgtgtatttttttggtttgtttttgtttttttttcctgggaAAATGATAATGTGATCACTTCCTGTCAAGGGCACTTCCTGTCTTATATCACTGTCCCTTAATTCTATCAAAAAGGCATTTTTTCTTACTAGTGCAGTACACATGTTCTTAATCAATTTTACTGACCCCTCCATAGATTTTAttaaatagatattttaatttcgaagagtaaaaaaaatagagaAACCCATATAAGGTGCTGTGTCCGCAATGAAAACATGTCAAGGCAGTGACTCATTCTAGCCTAGGTTCAGTTGCATCCCATGAAGTAACCACAAAACCTGCAGAGCGGGTCATTCGTCAGAAGTCCCGCCCCCAAATTCACAGGTACTTTAAAGCATCAGCACACACCCTCTGTGACATTCTCCTGTAAGCAGTGCAAAGAGAGCCTCCTCAAGAGACGAAAGAGAGACAAAGATAATGGTGTCTGCTGGGCTTCAATTACTGGGCATCGCCCTGGCCATCATAGGATGGATCGGAGCCATTGTGGTCTGCGCTATGCCCATGTGGAAAGTTACAGCCTTCATTGGCAATAACATTGTCACGGCACAGACTTCATGGGAGGGAATCTGGATGAGCTGCGTCGTACAGAGCACCGGACAGATGCAGTGTAAGGTCTACGACTCCATGCTGGCCCTCAGTTCAGACCTTCAGGCCGCCCGCGCTCTCACCATCATTGCCATTGTGATTGggatcctgggcatcatgctaGCGATGGCTGGTGGCAAATGCACCAATTGCGTTGAGGACGAGAGCTCCAAAACCAAGGTCGGTATCACTGCCGGTGTGATTTTCATCATAGCTGGGGTGCTGTGTCTGATCCCGGTGTGCTGGACAGCCCACGTCGTCATCCAGGACTTCTACAACCCCTTGGTGAACTCATCACAGAAGAGAGAGCTGGGAGCAGCACTTTACATCGGCTGGGGGGCCGCCGCCCTGTTGATCATCGGGGGAGCTTTGCTCTGCTGCAACTGCCCACCAAAAGAGGAAACAGGAAAATACACGGCCAAATACAATGCTACCCCTCGCTCTGATGCCTCTGCACCCTCTGGCAAAAACTTTGTGTAAATGATCAACTCTAAAATGGACTCTACAGTGCCTAATGTTTACAGTCTTGGTTTGTCCAGGATGTAGCGGCTCAAAAAGAGTTTGCAGCAGGTATCATGAGGACTTGAAAGCAGTCAATGAAACGCTGATGCTGCAAGgtttctaaatattttcaatatatatatatatatattcaacacAAAGACAACAAGGACAAGTGGGAACCAcgttaaaaaaaactgttaaaggAGACTAATCTGGAAATCTGTCTCATTTAAGTATGATCAAATGTTCCTCTGTACTGtggttattttaaatgtgtcatgtgttgttgttgtttttttttttttcaaaatgtattttaatttttttcaagtatttttaaatgtttataattttgtatatattactgttttgtactggaaaaagcttttttttttttctgatataAACTTCTGTCcaagtgaaaaaataaaaaaatgtttgtatcACACCTGTC includes the following:
- the cldn3d gene encoding claudin 3d isoform X2; translated protein: MASLGLQILGVALSFVGLLGSILTCALPMWKVTAFVGKNLVTAQIIWEGLWTVCVIQSTGHMECKVYVSMLALPVDLQVARALLVISILLSVVGILLALVGAKCNTCIENKIAKARVVISAGAFIIIAGLLCLTPVCWSANTIVRDFYNPLLPDWKRRELGAEDMAAFGLELIGVTLSVIGWLLSIVCCALPMWRVTAFIGTNIVTAQVYWEGIWMTCVVQSTGQMQCKVYDSMLALPADLQAARALVVVAIIVGVLALFVAIVGAKCTNCIEDEAAKARVMITSGAAFITAAVLQLIPVSWSANTVILEFYSPVVPSAQKMEIGASLYLGWAAAALLLVGGSILCCSCPPKDEIRYPPQSRIAYSAHHSVAPSTYNKRDYV
- the cldn3d gene encoding claudin 3d isoform X1; protein product: MAAFGLELIGVTLSVIGWLLSIVCCALPMWRVTAFIGTNIVTAQVYWEGIWMTCVVQSTGQMQCKVYDSMLALPADLQAARALVVVAIIVGVLALFVAIVGAKCTNCIEDEAAKARVMITSGAAFITAAVLQLIPVSWSANTVILEFYSPVVPSAQKMEIGASLYLGWAAAALLLVGGSILCCSCPPKDEIRYPPQSRIAYSAHHSVAPSTYNKRDYV